One genomic region from Curtobacterium sp. 9128 encodes:
- a CDS encoding A24 family peptidase, translating into MTASMFTAVLAGAFGLVTGSFLNVVVYRVPAGLSVVAPASACPNCGHAIRRRDNIPVVSWIVLGGRCRDCDVSISPRYPIVELGTGILFAVVGLIALSPLEAIAPRDAVGRAVLLVAFLYLMAISVALALIDLETHRLPNAIVYPSAVVLLVLFAVVSALTGDWGALARGLLGAVLLGGGYLALAVAVPGGMGLGDVKLAVVLGLVLAYLGWGPLAVGAFGAFVVGGTVAISLIILRRARWRGGLPFGPSMLVGAWVGILLGDRLMGAYLAILGVA; encoded by the coding sequence ATGACCGCGTCGATGTTCACGGCGGTGCTCGCCGGCGCCTTTGGGCTGGTCACCGGGTCGTTCCTCAACGTCGTGGTCTACCGGGTGCCCGCCGGTCTGTCGGTCGTCGCTCCGGCGAGCGCGTGTCCGAATTGTGGGCACGCGATCCGACGGCGTGACAACATCCCGGTGGTGTCGTGGATCGTCCTCGGTGGGCGCTGTCGCGACTGCGACGTGTCCATCTCGCCCCGGTACCCGATCGTGGAGCTCGGCACAGGCATCCTCTTCGCGGTCGTCGGGCTCATCGCGCTGTCTCCGCTCGAGGCGATCGCTCCGCGCGATGCCGTCGGCCGGGCGGTGCTCCTCGTCGCGTTCCTGTACCTGATGGCGATCAGCGTTGCGCTCGCCCTGATCGATCTCGAAACCCACCGTCTCCCGAACGCGATCGTGTACCCATCGGCGGTTGTCCTCCTCGTGCTGTTCGCCGTGGTCTCGGCGCTCACCGGTGACTGGGGTGCCCTCGCCCGTGGGCTGCTGGGTGCGGTCCTCCTCGGTGGTGGGTACTTGGCGCTCGCCGTCGCCGTGCCGGGTGGGATGGGGCTCGGCGACGTGAAGCTCGCCGTCGTGCTCGGTCTCGTCCTCGCGTACCTCGGATGGGGACCCCTCGCAGTGGGAGCTTTCGGGGCGTTCGTCGTCGGAGGTACGGTCGCGATCAGTCTGATCATCCTCCGTCGAGCGCGGTGGCGCGGCGGCTTGCCGTTCGGCCCGTCGATGCTCGTCGGCGCCTGGGTCGGAATCCTCCTGGGTGACCGGCTCATGGGTGCGTACCTCGCCATCCTCGGCGTCGCCTGA
- a CDS encoding prepilin-type N-terminal cleavage/methylation domain-containing protein, with amino-acid sequence MTRFHRDQSGVSLSELIIALSISMIVLVAVGGFFTATLRAGTTNTTSDQNARSASIVMNSVTRYVHAASLLPKSDGTYASAVTQASGTQLTFYAYINLDGSSTDNPVQVRYSLNASKQLVQDQWAGTASGGFYSFPAPTQTPNTSAVLGGPIASPTVEGDPLFTYLGADGGVLPTQADGSLAAAQLGKIRAVRTNLELGSTTAGASGNTRIQNTLYLFNVAYGTTSGGTP; translated from the coding sequence ATGACCCGGTTCCACCGCGACCAGTCCGGGGTGAGTCTGTCCGAGCTGATCATCGCGCTGAGCATCTCGATGATCGTCCTCGTCGCGGTCGGTGGGTTCTTCACCGCGACCCTCCGCGCCGGTACGACGAACACGACGTCGGATCAGAACGCCCGATCGGCGTCGATCGTGATGAACTCCGTCACCAGGTACGTCCACGCTGCGAGCCTCTTGCCGAAGTCGGACGGGACGTACGCATCGGCGGTCACACAGGCGAGCGGCACACAGCTCACGTTCTACGCCTACATCAACCTCGATGGCAGCAGCACCGACAACCCGGTCCAGGTGCGCTACTCGCTGAACGCATCGAAGCAGCTCGTCCAGGACCAATGGGCCGGCACGGCGTCCGGAGGTTTCTACTCGTTCCCGGCCCCGACCCAGACCCCGAACACGTCAGCCGTCCTCGGTGGCCCCATCGCATCCCCGACGGTCGAGGGTGACCCGTTGTTCACCTATCTCGGGGCCGACGGTGGCGTCCTCCCGACGCAAGCCGACGGCTCGCTCGCGGCGGCACAACTCGGGAAGATCCGGGCCGTGCGCACCAACCTCGAGCTCGGGTCGACCACGGCCGGCGCATCCGGGAACACCCGGATCCAGAACACCCTGTACCTCTTCAACGTGGCGTACGGCACGACGAGCGGAGGGACCCCATGA
- a CDS encoding prepilin-type N-terminal cleavage/methylation domain-containing protein, which produces MYFALMGKLDARRKGLLAEEEKGFTLIELLVVVIIIGILAAIAIPVYLNVQNNAKDATVKSDLANAKTAVIAFQTDKNGKLPTTTEFGTSATMTPYGWTKSTDTVFTYVPAATGSSFCISAKGATATDYKITDTTAAATGTC; this is translated from the coding sequence ATGTACTTCGCTCTCATGGGCAAGCTCGACGCTCGCCGCAAGGGTCTCCTGGCCGAAGAGGAGAAGGGCTTCACGCTCATCGAGCTCCTCGTCGTCGTGATCATCATCGGTATCCTCGCGGCCATCGCGATCCCGGTGTACCTCAACGTCCAGAACAATGCCAAGGACGCGACCGTCAAGTCCGACCTCGCGAACGCCAAGACTGCGGTCATCGCGTTCCAGACCGACAAGAACGGCAAGCTTCCGACGACGACGGAGTTCGGTACTTCGGCCACGATGACCCCGTACGGCTGGACCAAGAGCACCGACACGGTCTTCACCTACGTGCCGGCTGCGACGGGTTCGTCTTTCTGCATCTCCGCGAAGGGCGCCACCGCCACTGACTACAAGATCACCGACACCACGGCTGCGGCTACTGGCACCTGCTGA
- a CDS encoding type II secretion system F family protein, with product MSLAFDYRGRDGGGKLVKGRLDAASEGAVVQRLRTMGVSPIAITEAKAGTGLQTEIKIPGFSKGVGLKDLAIMSRQASTMLSSGLSLLRALTILADQTENKKLKDIIGKVRDDVERGVSFSDAVAKYPVDFPPIMINMIRAGETGGFLDQAMDSIATNFEKEHKLRSTIKSAMTYPVVVLVMSLVAVVVMLVFIVPIFQDMFSSLGGKLPLPTQILVTLSHAMRWVAPILAVAVVVGWVWYRANKNTDRFRSFRDPLLLRMPVFGGLTKKIVIARFARNFSNMIGAGVPILQALKIVGEVSNNFVVQRALERVSESVRKGESIADPLAKEKVFPSMVSQMVAVGEDAGSLEVMLEKIAIFYDSEVESTTEALTSLIEPLLIAFLGVVVGGMIIALYLPIFQITSLVH from the coding sequence ATGTCACTCGCGTTCGACTACCGGGGCCGCGACGGCGGCGGCAAGCTCGTCAAGGGTCGGCTCGACGCCGCGTCCGAGGGTGCTGTCGTCCAGCGCCTCCGCACGATGGGGGTCTCGCCGATCGCCATCACCGAGGCGAAGGCCGGCACCGGGCTGCAGACCGAGATCAAGATCCCGGGGTTCTCGAAGGGCGTGGGCCTCAAGGACCTCGCGATCATGTCGCGGCAGGCGTCCACGATGCTGTCGTCGGGGCTCTCGTTGCTCCGCGCGCTGACGATCCTCGCCGACCAGACCGAGAACAAGAAGCTCAAGGACATCATCGGCAAGGTCCGCGATGACGTCGAGCGCGGTGTCTCCTTCTCAGACGCCGTCGCCAAGTACCCGGTCGACTTCCCGCCGATCATGATCAACATGATCCGAGCAGGCGAGACCGGCGGCTTCCTCGACCAGGCCATGGACTCCATCGCCACGAACTTCGAGAAGGAGCACAAGCTCCGCTCGACGATCAAATCGGCGATGACCTACCCCGTCGTCGTGCTGGTGATGTCACTCGTCGCCGTCGTGGTGATGCTCGTCTTCATCGTGCCGATCTTCCAGGACATGTTCTCGAGCCTGGGGGGCAAACTCCCGCTTCCGACCCAGATCCTCGTCACGCTGTCCCACGCCATGCGGTGGGTGGCGCCGATCCTCGCCGTCGCCGTCGTCGTCGGGTGGGTCTGGTACCGCGCGAACAAGAACACCGATCGGTTCCGCAGTTTCCGTGATCCGCTCCTCCTCAGGATGCCGGTCTTCGGTGGGCTGACGAAGAAGATCGTGATCGCGAGGTTCGCGCGGAACTTCTCGAACATGATCGGTGCTGGCGTTCCGATTCTGCAGGCACTGAAGATCGTCGGCGAGGTCTCGAACAACTTCGTCGTGCAGCGTGCTCTCGAACGCGTTTCAGAAAGCGTCCGAAAAGGTGAATCCATTGCAGATCCACTGGCGAAGGAAAAGGTCTTCCCCAGCATGGTTTCGCAGATGGTCGCCGTCGGCGAGGATGCGGGTTCGCTGGAAGTCATGCTCGAGAAGATCGCGATCTTCTACGACTCGGAAGTCGAATCGACGACGGAGGCGCTGACGTCGCTCATCGAGCCGCTGCTCATCGCCTTCCTGGGCGTCGTGGTGGGTGGCATGATCATCGCCCTCTACCTCCCGATCTTCCAGATCACGTCGCTCGTCCACTGA
- a CDS encoding prepilin-type N-terminal cleavage/methylation domain-containing protein → MFRRLQRVLRPIDPTDRDAGLSIIEVMVAMMVFAVMSVGIAYGIANTLQLTQSSRGRETAVALASQDIDMLRQTAAASTAGIFNVVSKAGTSNTKTIGGVTYQIDRAVTWVQSDGASGACGTSNGKLAYKSVVETVSWPKQGSGMSSTTVTSAIAPSDAVTDPGYGTVIVSAVNASGAPFQGVSVTITPVSGGAALSTAPLPTDAQGCSYAVNVVPGDYSVTANVSGGIDTNQAQPSTQSPITVSAGASSPVPFVYDKASQLTLRYAQTYGATLPTNMVTVLSSSAGGLDTIKPWDVTSSSLVVNSASTPNLPVFPFTSGYTVYAGPYSNSTSASTSCLSPNPSSWSTPSQTGAIGVSPQTVNVSPGSPSNASVMMGVATVNGVKNRYITAVSSANPGAGDPGCSAGMTMKFPVTTGDSATIALPFGTWTLYSGTSFGSTTKNEIASNASNVKPVTPGNVNQKTALVVINYDNTLTLDPRGQTS, encoded by the coding sequence ATGTTCCGACGACTGCAGCGCGTCCTGCGTCCGATCGACCCGACCGACCGCGACGCGGGCTTGTCGATCATCGAGGTCATGGTCGCGATGATGGTGTTCGCCGTGATGTCCGTGGGCATCGCCTACGGGATCGCGAACACGCTCCAACTCACGCAGAGCAGTCGAGGACGCGAGACCGCGGTCGCGTTGGCGTCGCAGGACATCGACATGCTGCGGCAGACCGCTGCGGCGTCGACCGCCGGGATCTTCAACGTCGTGAGCAAGGCCGGTACCAGCAACACCAAGACGATCGGTGGGGTCACCTACCAGATCGACCGCGCGGTCACGTGGGTGCAGAGCGACGGCGCGAGCGGCGCGTGCGGGACCTCGAACGGCAAGCTCGCGTACAAGAGCGTGGTCGAGACCGTGTCCTGGCCCAAGCAGGGCAGTGGGATGTCCTCGACAACGGTCACCTCTGCGATCGCACCAAGCGACGCGGTGACCGACCCGGGGTACGGGACGGTCATCGTGTCCGCCGTCAACGCATCGGGCGCCCCGTTCCAGGGCGTCTCGGTGACGATCACTCCGGTGAGCGGCGGTGCAGCGCTCTCGACCGCGCCGCTGCCGACCGACGCGCAGGGCTGTTCCTACGCCGTGAACGTCGTGCCGGGGGACTACTCCGTGACGGCGAACGTCTCCGGCGGGATCGACACCAACCAGGCTCAGCCGTCGACCCAGTCTCCGATCACGGTGAGTGCTGGAGCAAGCTCACCGGTGCCGTTCGTCTACGACAAGGCGAGCCAGCTGACGCTGCGGTACGCGCAGACCTACGGAGCGACGCTCCCGACGAACATGGTCACGGTGCTCTCCAGTTCAGCTGGCGGCCTCGACACGATCAAGCCGTGGGACGTCACGAGCAGCTCGCTCGTCGTGAACTCGGCGTCCACCCCCAACCTCCCCGTGTTCCCGTTCACCTCCGGGTACACCGTTTACGCCGGTCCGTACTCGAACAGCACGAGTGCCAGCACGAGCTGCTTGAGCCCGAATCCGTCGTCCTGGTCGACGCCGAGTCAGACCGGTGCAATCGGCGTGAGCCCGCAGACCGTGAACGTCAGTCCCGGCTCGCCCTCGAACGCGTCGGTGATGATGGGCGTGGCCACGGTCAACGGTGTGAAGAACCGCTACATCACAGCGGTGTCGTCAGCGAACCCCGGAGCAGGCGATCCTGGTTGCTCCGCGGGCATGACGATGAAGTTCCCCGTCACCACCGGTGACTCCGCGACGATCGCCCTGCCGTTCGGAACCTGGACGCTGTACTCCGGAACGAGTTTCGGTTCAACCACCAAGAACGAGATTGCGTCGAACGCGTCGAACGTCAAGCCGGTCACACCGGGCAACGTCAACCAGAAGACCGCCCTCGTCGTCATCAACTACGACAACACGCTGACCCTCGATCCGCGCGGGCAGACATCATGA